The following are encoded in a window of Colletotrichum lupini chromosome 3, complete sequence genomic DNA:
- a CDS encoding eIF4-gamma/eIF5/eIF2-epsilon codes for MSQQKGKAAAGKGKKSGKAGGEGKREDVLQAVLIADSFQDRFAPFSAEKPRCLLPLANTPLIEYTLEFLAMNGVQEVYIYCGSHSEQIENYINTSRWSPMSIRTPFTSLQFIRVSDARSIGDFLRDLDGRGIMDGDFIVVHGDVVSNISLDGALAAHKARKEAAATNIMTVVLRSGGAEEHRTKPNGINPVFVIDSKTKRCLHYDEIHPLQSDHYLTLDPAVIDELSTDFEMRGDLIDAGIDICTPEVLALWSESFDYELPRRNFLHGVLKDWELNGKAIYAEVLDDGYAARASNLQMYESISKDVLGRWTFPFVPDCNVIPGQTYRMTSGAVCVEDGTVMAPTSKITRSILGQGATVGAGSTVSNSIIGRRCKIGNNVRIENSFIWDDAVIEDDAVITRSILADSSIVGKGSVVAAGSLLSFGVVLSDNSKIPEATVLAVTTHNGTPVNPDKSLVGPSGKGAPYVDPEAEDMDDEDPSTLQRSLLYNLAHLNLSTSTVSTLSSDIDDDDSEAGDGITQFSADSRNRADSFVSDDSQGKSGFHHDAVHGLLDALRVESGDFDSAKLEFMGLRLANDASDVAMRKAVAIAFARRAAELLDPEHGGLEPAKAADKTFNSNKGASKFVSEVGVGGGETEQVEFVLALQRALLGCRNLEHARAGVLLAAMLQQLYGLDVLEEDGILAWWEDERAEEGGGEGMAALKEKCRVLVEWLEDADEEDDDDSEEDDD; via the exons ATGTCGCAGCAAAAGGGAAAGGCCGCCGCTGGCAAAGGCAAAAAGTCCGGCAAGGCTGGAGGTGAGGGCAAGCGCGAGGATGTCCTGCAGGCTGTG CTCATCGCCGACTCCTTTCAAGATAGGTTTGCTCCCTTTTCAGCAGAGAAGCCAAGA TGCCTTCTACCCCTTGCAAACACGCCCCTCATCGAGTATACCCTCGAGTTCCTCGCCATGAACGGCGTCCAGGAGGTCTACATCTACTGCGGCTCCCACTCCGAACAGATCGAGAACTATATCAACACATCAAGATGGTCCCCCATGTCCATTCGAACTCCATTCACGAGCCTGCAGTTCATCCGCGTATCCGACGCCCGCTCAATCGGCGACTTCCTCCGTGACCTCGACGGACGTGGCATTATGGACGGCGACTTCATTGTGGTCCACGGCGACGTGGTATCCAACATCTCACTTGACGGCGCGCTGGCGGCACACAAGGCGCGCAAGGAGGCCGCGGCGACGAACATCATGACAGTGGTCCTGCGATCAGGCGGCGCGGAGGAGCACAGAACGAAGCCCAACGGAATCAACCCCGTCTTCGTGATCGACTCAAAGACAAAGCGGTGCCTACACTACGACGAGATACATCCCCTCCAGAGCGACCACTACCTCACCCTCGACCCGGCCGTGATTGACGAGCTCTCGACCGATTTTGAGATGCGGGGCGACCTGATCGATGCGGGTATCGATATCTGTACTCCCGAAGTGCTGGCGCTGTGGTCCGAGAGTTTCGACTACGAGCTTCCGAGGCGAAACTTTCTGCATGGTGTCCTAAAAGATTGGGAGCTGAACGGCAAGGCGATCTACGCAGAGGTCCTCGATGACGGCTACGCAGCGCGCGCGAGCAACCTCCAAATGTACGAGTCAATCAGCAAAGATGTCCTCGGCCGTTGGACATTCCCGTTCGTTCCCGACTGCAACGTCATTCCCGGTCAGACGTACAGGATGACCAGCGGTGCAGTCTGCGTTGAGGACGGAACGGTGATGGCGCCCACCAGCAAGATTACCAGGTCAATCCTCGGCCAGGGAGCCACCGTGGGCGCCGGCAGCACGGTATCAAACAGCATCATCGGCAGGCGGTGCAAGATCGGCAATAACGTTCGCATCGAAAACAGCTTCATCTGGGACGACGCCGTAATCGAAGATGATGCGGTCATCACGCGCTCCATCCTAGCCGACTCAAGCATCGTGGGCAAGGGCTCGGTCGTCGCTGCCGGCTCCCTCCTCTCCTTTGGCGTTGTCCTCAGCGACAACAGCAAGATTCCCGAGGCCACAGTCCTCGCAGTCACCACACACAACGGCACGCCCGTCAATCCCGACAAGTCACTCGTTGGGCCCTCAGGTAAGGGCGCCCCTTACGTCGACCCAGAGGCCGAGGACATGGACGACGAGGACCCTTCCACCCTCCAGCGCTCTCTCCTCTACAACCTCGCCCACCTCAACCTCTCCACCTCGACAGTCTCAACCCTTTCGTCCGACATCGACGATGACGACTCGGAAGCCGGCGACGGCATCACCCAATTCTCCGCCGACTCCCGCAACCGCGCAGACTCGTTCGTCTCAGACGACTCCCAAGGCAAATCAGGCTTCCACCACGACGCCGTCCACGGCCTCCTCGACGCCCTCCGCGTCGAATCAGGCGACTTTGACTCCGCCAAGCTCGAATTCATGGGTCTCCGCCTCGCCAACGACGCTTCGGACGTGGCCATGCGTAAGGCTGTTGCCATCGCCTTTGCCCGCCGCGCCGCAGAGCTCCTCGACCCCGAGCACGGCGGTCTCGAGCCCGCAAAGGCCGCCGACAAGACCTTCAACTCCAACAAGGGTGCCTCAAAATTCGTATCCGAGGTCggcgtcggcggcggcgagacGGAGCAGGTCGAGTTCGTCCTCGCGCTGCAGCGCGCTCTGCTCGGGTGCCGGAACCTCGAGCACGCGCGCGCCGGCGTGCTGCTCGCCGCCATGCTGCAGCAGCTGTATGGCTTGGACGTTCTCGAGGAGGACGGCATCCTGGCCTGGTGGGAGGATGAGCGCGCCGAGGAGGGCGGGGGCGAGGGCATGGCGGCGCTCAAGGAGAAGTGCCGGGTTCTCGTCGAGTGGTTGGAGGATGCTGATGAGGAGGACGACGATGATTCGGAAGAGGATGACGACTAG
- a CDS encoding HSF-type DNA-binding protein, whose product MPEPDNVAAQGGGSNSSDFVRKLYKMLEDPAYANIVRWGNEGDTFVILETDKFTNDILPKHFKHSNFSSFVRQLNKYDFHKLRRNDENNESPYGKQAWEFKHSAFRADRKDNLDNIRRKAPAQRKTQQTEDQFTTNQSINLLQETLFAQQQQVQALQEQVAEMARTNKTLVHEVHTMHKIIDAQRQSQHEMLNFMSHAEDRMRGQRYPGQNPQMNGGAMDDQPPELRRARELLSSVTTNSGYDRELERLNGIYAQSSPPDSASSLMFQPGNAGMPPMLPEHMNMRHLVYPVGENVGIDPLSQDHFNNIPYTLNSLPMNDFQAPPVVKPEPGPATPAPAAAAPARPPSTNDKGLWGNKKPRVYLVEDDRTCSRIGSKFLTQMECIVELAENGIDAVNRCKEVPSGHFDLIFMDIVMPQMDGVSATQLIREVHPDVPVVAMTSNIRPEDISHYFNWSLNDVLAKPFTKEGMLRILRKHVPHLLKNAPPDELAVGHGAAQLHANNMTAPPINPQVKFDSTPGQSPATTASWHSPAQMHQPSPNVANIETGYPMANTAQMVMTPTSAQRPTFHNMPPGMQQMRVPDHIVGDDRPEKRQRLYGPQGGYA is encoded by the exons ACTGACAAATTCACCAATGACATCCTCCCAAAGCACTTCAAGCACAGCAACTTCTCAAGCTTCGTCCGACAGCTAAACAAGTATGACTTCCACAAGCTACGTCGCAACGACGAAAACAACGAATCGCCTTATGGGAAGCAG GCGTGGGAGTTCAAGCACTCGGCTTTCCGTGCTGATAGAAAAGACAATCTGGATAATATCAGACGAAAGGCTCCAGCTCAAAGGAAAACACAGCAGACGGAGGACCAGTTCACTACTAACCAGTCCATCAATCTGCTCCAAGAGACGCTATTTGCGCAACAACAGCAGGTGCAGGCACTGCAAGAACAAGTTGCCGAGATGGCGCGGACCAACAAGACGCTTGTCCATGAAGTCCACACCATGCACAAGATCATCGACGCCCAGCGACAATCGCAACACGAGATGCTCAACTTCATGTCGCATGCCGAAGACAGGATGAGGGGACAACGGTACCCTGGACAAAACCCGCAGATGAACGGAGGTGCCATGGACGATCAGCCCCCCGAGCTTCGACGCGCGAGAGAGCTTCTTTCCAGCGTAACAACCAACAGCGGTTACGATCGAGAGCTCGAGAGGCTCAACGGCATATACGCGCAAAGCTCTCCGCCTGATTCCGCATCGTCTCTCATGTTCCAGCCTGGCAATGCTGGAATGCCACCTATGCTTCCTGAGCACATGAACATGCGCCACCTCGTCTATCCTGTAGGTGAGAACGTAGGCATCGACCCATTGTCCCAGGATCACTTCAACAATATCCCATACACGCTGAATTCTTTGCCAATGAACGACTTCCAGGCTCCACCCGTCGTTAAGCCGGAACCCGGGCCGGCAACGCCAGCTCCTGCCGCTGCTGCGCCAGCACGGCCGCCGTCGACGAACGATAAGGGTCTGTGGGGCAACAAGAAACCGCGAGTATACTTGGTCGAGGATGACAGGACGTGTTCGAGGATCGGTTCCAAATTCCTGACACAGATGGAGTGCATTGTCGAGCTTGCC GAAAATGGTATCGACGCCGTCAACAGATGCAAAGAGGTTCCATCTGGTCATTTCGATCTCATCTTCATGGACATTGTCATGCCGCAGATGGATGGTGTCTCCGCAACACAGCTCATCCGCGAGGTTCACCCCGACGTCCCTGTTGTCGCCATGACCTCGAATATCCGCCCCGAAGACATCAGCCACTACTTCAACTGGA GCTTGAACGATGTGTTGGCCAAACCATTTACCAAGGAAGGCATGCTGCGCATTCTCCGAAAGCATGTGCCGCACCTCCTCAAGAACGCGCCACCAGACGAGCTCGCCGTAGGCCACGGCGCTGCTCAGCTTCACGCCAACAACATGACGGCGCCACCGATAAACCCCCAAGTCAAGTTCGACTCCACGCCTGGCCAGTCACCAGCGACAACCGCGTCGTGGCATTCGCCTGCACAGATGCATCAGCCATCACCGAACGTGGCAAACATCGAGACAGGCTACCCGATGGCAAACACGGCGCAAATGGTGATGACGCCAACGTCCGCTCAGCGACCGACGTTCCATAACATGCCTCCTGGGATGCAACAAATGCGTGTGCCGGATCATATTGTCGGCGATGACCGACCGGAGAAGCGCCAAAGGTTATACGGACCGCAAGGTGGATACGCCTAG
- a CDS encoding tat pathway signal sequence: protein MTGQPHRANGWENFLLAQAAVAPTTVAKLESPSHCPVWSTFMLAASRFTRRVMTSAYANGSAKAAYSTSSATTTALSRWSIATAQLPAVDKIKALHIYDFDNTLFKTPLPNPALWSGPTIGVLSSQDVICNGGWWHDSRILSATGEGADTEEKRAWEGWWNEKIVELVKLSVKQKDALCVLLTGRSERGFGELIKRMIHSKGLEFDMVGLKPAVSPTNQNFSSTMHFKQLFLTAVMETYKNAEEIRIYEDRPKHVKGFRDFMTEYNRKQNINATRTRGPITAEVVQVADMSTTLDPVVEVAEVQHMINLHNEEIGKHSSDVRPQRLRIKKTVYFTGYLISKEDTAQLMKMAQIPSGLPEQELKFHANNILICPRPCPASILEKVGGMGSKMKWEVTGTACFENSIWAASLRPVPATAKFHTDNPSPLVVLALRKGARPVDAGKIQNWKPIPADKAMTFETTVGEKMILRIEPEDPREDEYESLFANKSSKRKHDGGDYSRDHHRHNPFNGRNERRDFHSGRGGGGRGGGGGGGGFRGGGGRGGRGRGNGKGGRGGRGMHGYRSLDDVEPRNQQGGYGQTVEYDDNSYPSLPGQQQGGFQGGQQQQYQPPLSAWSSGPPPNAPTGPAGRPMGGGGGGGNYGGGGNAGNSNDLQSYY, encoded by the exons ATGACGGGCCAGCCCCACAGAGCCAACGGCTGGGAAAACTTCCTACTGGCACAAGCCGCGGTCGCACCTACCACTGTAGCAAAGCTCGAGTCCCCTAGCCACTGCCCTG TCTGGTCAACATTCATGTTGGCAGCTTCCAGATTCACCCGCCGAGTCATGACGTCCGCATACGCCAATGGCTCTGCTAAGGCGGCCTACTCGACATCCTCTGCGACGACTACTGCATTGAGCAGATGGAGCATCGCGACGGCACAGCTGCCTGCCGTCGATAAGATCAAGGCTCTGCACATCTACGACTTTGACAACACAC TCTTCAAAACTCCCTTGCCGAACCCCGCATTATGGAGCGGCCCTACGATCGGCGTGCTGTCAAGTCAAGACGTCATCTGCAACGGCGGCTGGTGGCACGACTCCCGAATCCTCTCAGCGACGGGTGAGGGCGCCGACACGGAAGAGAAGCGCGCGTGGGAAGGCTGGTGGAATGAAAAGATTGTCGAGCTGGTGAAGCTGAGCGTCAAGCAAAAGGACGCTCTGTGCGTGCTGCTGACGGGCCGCTCCGAGCGAGGCTTCGGGGAGCTCATCAAGAGGATGATTCACAGTAAGGGACTCGAATTCGACATGGTCGGGCTCAAACCTGCAGTCAGCCCGACGAACCAGAACTTTTCAAGCACGATGCACTTCAAGCAGCTCTTTCTCACCGCGGTCATGGAGACGTACAAGAACGCCGAAGAGATTCGCATCTACGAGGACCGTCCGAAACACGTCAAGGGATTCAGAGATTTCATGACCGAGTATAACCGCAAGCAGAACATCAATGCTACTCGCACACGCGGCCCCATCACGGCGGAGGTCGTTCAGGTCGCGGACATGTCAACGACCCTGGACCCCGTGGTTGAGGTTGCTGAGGTGCAGCATATGATCAACCTTCACAACGAGGAGATTGGCAAACACTCGTCTGACGTTCGCCCGCAACGACTGAGGATCAAGAAGACTGTCTATTTCACAGGCTATTTGATCAGCAAGGAAGACACGGCGCAATTGATGAAGATGGCCCAGATCCCCTCCGGATTGCCCGAGCAGGAGCTCAAGTTCCACGCCAACAATATTCTCATCTGCCCTCGTCCTTGCCCGGCCAGCATCCTGGAAAAGGTTGGAGGTATGGGCAGCAAGATGAAGTGGGAGGTCACAGGCACAGCGTGCTTTGAAAATAGCATCTGGGCAGCGAGCCTCCGACCCGTTCCCGCCACCGCGAAGTTCCACACGGATAACCCGTCGCCTCTCGTTGTGCTCGCCCTCCGCAAGGGTGCCCGCCCCGTAGATGCCGGCAAGATCCAGAACTGGAAACCGATTCCCGCCGATAAGGCAATGACCTTCGAGACAACAGTTGGAGAGAAGATGATCCTGCGCATCGAGCCAGAGGACCCCCGCGAAGACGAGTATGAATCGCTCTTCGCCAACAAGTCTTCTAAGCGGAAACATGATGGCGGCGACTACTCACGCGACCACCACCGACACAACCCCTTTAACGGCCGCAATGAGCGCCGCGATTTCCATTCTGGGCGAGGAGGCGGTGgccgtggtggtggtggtggtggtggtggcttcCGCGGCGGTGGAGGAAGAGGTGGCAGAGGCCGCGGCAATGGTAAGGGCGGCCGTGGCGGACGTGGCATGCACGGCTACCGCTCCCTCGACGACGTCGAGCCCCGAAACCAGCAGGGAGGGTACGGACAGACTGTCGAGTATGACGACAACAGCTATCCATCCCTCCCAGGGCAGCAGCAAGGCGGCTTCCAGGGGGGTCAACAGCAACAGTACCAACCTCCGCTTAGCGCGTGGAGCTCGGGTCCTCCGCCGAACGCCCCCACGGGCCCAGCTGGTCGTCCcatgggcggcggcggcggtggcggtaACTACGGAGGTGGTGGAAACGCTGGCAACAGCAACGATCTCCAGAGCTATTACTAG